One part of the Triplophysa dalaica isolate WHDGS20190420 chromosome 25, ASM1584641v1, whole genome shotgun sequence genome encodes these proteins:
- the eif1 gene encoding eukaryotic translation initiation factor 1 yields MSAIQNLQTFDPFADATKGDDRLPGGTEDYIHIRIQQRNGRKTLTTVQGIADGYDKKKLVKAFKKKFACNGTVIEHPEYGEVIQLQGDQRKNICQFLTDIELAKEEQLKVHGF; encoded by the exons ATGTCCGCTATCCAGAACCTCCAAACTTTTG ACCCCTTTGCTGATGCAACTAAGGGTGATGATCGGCTCCCAGGTGGGACTGAGGACTACATCCACATAAGAATTCAACAGCGGAACGGGCGGAAGACTCTGACCACGGTTCAGGGCATAGCCGATGGCTATGATAAAAAGAAGCTAGTCAAGGCCTTCAAGAAG AAATTTGCCTGCAATGGGACTGTGATTGAGCACCCCGAGTATGGTGAAGTAATTCAGCTGCAAGGTGATCAGCGCAAGAACATTTGCCAGTTTCTCACTGAT ATTGAACTGGCCAAGGAGGAGCAGCTCAAAGTCCACGGGTTCTAG